CATCCCAATCATTTAAGACCAGGATGATGATATTAAACTAAACCAACTATTTAATCATTTCAGTTTAAAGTTCaagttaattgaataattatttaatatatctgaATTCTATCAATAAAATGTCTGCTTAAGCTAATATACCTTCTGCTGTATCTTTTAGTCCAATTTTTATCTCTGGTCACCTATTCTGATATCATGTCATGCAATATTAGCAACAGTTAATCATCTTGTTTTAAACCGATATTCATCGTTTTAGGGTCAATGACTGTATTTTGAACTTGGACTCTCGTTTGAATTTCCATGTTACTAATTGATATCAGATTGAATAGGTAACttattagaaaaatgaaattatttcataataatcagTAGGCTCTctttgtcaatattattatatggtttcCTAAAGTCCATAAAAACTGTATGCATTTCTCTGTCAAATTtccataatttttagtaacatTATCCAATTATGAACATCTGATCCATCATAGATCTACCAActcatataacattttaattatattataaaaacataagatATAAACAGTGATCATTCGTGTTCTACAGTTCTTCGTAAAAtagaaattgattaaaattaaacaatgatatttgataaattaataggtcaattatttaaagatgTTTTAGAGagaatacatttaattcaaaatgaagatagatttaaattattaaatggctATTTTTCATCacctactaatttataattatattagtatttaattaatattttttttaacaattgagTTAActggtaattaaaaaaactgataaaaactGATTTCGCACtactaattgttatattatattattttgtgagattgaatattataatataatgccatctcattaattatgtattgttattatatttttaaggtataTGAAATTGAAGAaactgttaaattataaattataatatttatttatatatttaaattaatggcttaaaataaaattacaaattgacttgatcctaaaatataatttagtaatattttttttttcagttatcaTTTGGTGTGCTTtacaattgataatttaataattaattacgataaaatcttattatttattttaatttactgcaaacattttgtatgacactcaatacaataatatttcaactatgactagacaaataatataaaatataaggtgtaataaatacctatgaaAGACAaggtaaaaaatcaaataaatcacatatttatacatatttatacataatactgaactataaaataaaaatttaatacaacattttgCACAAACTGAAGTGAAAACAGAAAACTTATCAAGaagctataaaattaaactagcAACAAGCTGTTAGAGACGAACTAATTGTATCCAATATGAATGAAATGAATATTGAAACTACAGattttaaaacagtattttCATTAGTCACAAAACTAGAATTTATGGCTAGTCTAGgattattgaaaaaagaacaaattaaaaaaatagttgaagATAGGAGGATAGGAGATTGGAGGAAGAGTTTAAGAGCAACAAGAAGTGGccttgtatacaataatttttcaagtatGGCTACAGAAGTAGCAGAAAATATAAGCTGTTATAAGACAACTACTAAAGCCAAGGaaaaaactaatgaaaaaattcgaaataaaCAACTAATCCAACAAAACTTTGAGGAATCTGAAGTAGAACAacagcaaataaaaaatattaaaactaatgtaaaaaagcaatcaaaaacaaaaccagaatctttaaaattaaaagcacAAAAATCTATAACATATAAACCAATTGCATCCACGATGAATGAAGTTAATGAAAcaattgcatttaaaataatatcacccCAGAGAAAGCTGAAAAGTATAGCTGGTCCAGGATTATTGACAAAAGAACAAAGTAAAgaagaaaatgaaaaagtgAAATCTAtgctacataaaaaaaatgaaatccaTTTAAaggtaacaatttttattgtctattgttttaaatattgttgctttaaaaaaaaaaaactaattaagaaAGTTTTAACttcaattataatgatttattttaatttgttcataaataatatttattttgattagaaatgtaattaaacctttacttaattataatttatttataaatatcataaataaatcatgtatTACAGTGAGTATTTCTAgttcataaataatgtatttttcaggTAACTATTCTAGCTAATGAAGATAATACAAAGCAAACAAATCATGATCAATCCAGTTCAggtaatctatttattttaatattacatatttgaaaagtgtaaaaataatttttgttatttattactgaaatattaattaaattaatacctatGGCAGTGGGTTTTAATGTGCTTTTCattactacataatatgtcttcaaggtttttttaaataatatgttaacttcattaaattttgaacacGAAGTTACAATGAATGTCATATCCACAATTTTTAGTACTCTATATCAGCGTTTGCCAAAGAGTGGgccacaaaaatataataccgagTCAcagaatttaatacaaatgtcatattaaattttattggataatttggtataattagtaactatattttaattattacgtaGTTGTTACAAATTAacgattcaattttattataaaattctatgtGGGTAttcaaatgtgttttattttgccttttttacacaatgataaatgtaaaatattttggtgggTCACGaagggaaaaaatattatttaccggGCAACCTCAAACAAAAATTTGGGAAACGCTGCTCTAtatcacaaataaatttataatttttattttgtgtggtattaagttattaaaagattatatacattactattatactactaaaatttaatgaatttgtgctaaatcagttttttttatatgtaaatatttatattttatttaatatttcaacattataaaataattataaagttttctactgtaaattaataaatacttaagcatagtcatgtatataatgtaaaataactaaaatatatattatctagaattattaacataacatattttagaaacataaagacaaaaaataaaataagttatcttaaaaacacatattaagttatattgaataatatgtcattagctattattgagtaaaaaaaattgtaaaatctgaaataatatatataaataattgcaaattataaatggtaagcagtgttaaaattattaaaggcCATTTCCTTCCGATAAATTAGGTGTTAGTATCCCTTGGCTGTATCataaatatgacatattattatatactgttttgtatttgtaaaatCTTTGTAACCTTTAATATCCTTTAATAATCTTGGTAACATTTAGTATCTATATACCTCAATACCTCATGAAATACAAACTGAtgctaagtataatattaaaaatattatgatttcttAAGTAAGGTCATAAAAAAGatgcattaattatattttttttcaaagatacatttttaatttataatttgattaatttcaaacataacaaaattaattattaacgtcttgtaacaaaaataatttttataaagctTTTTTAgaaagtataaaacatatattttattaaaatttgttaaaagcaaaaatataactaaatacaaaGAACAAGTTAGTATttaggaaatatatttttgacaaaatatttattcaaaaatctttttttaaacttagtcACGAATagttttgattgatttttcagttattcaagttattaaaaatctaaaattaataagcaaataatttaatatatatttaatatttatgaatatttttctagATACAACTCACTTAATTATACCCAAATTGTATTTGTGGACTCCTTATgacaagataataaaattacaaatggtTCTAACGATGAATCTTGTAAAACATGGCTGTATTCCAATGACTTATGATCTAACTGTAACTGATGTTCTTGATTTGAAATGGACGAAtgaattagaatatattaatctgTTAAATAAGgtatgtgaaatattatatgtatctattgTTGTATAACAATCAAACAATAGAACCACAGTAAAGTTGgctttaataaacataataattaacgtacacatattattttacatggaAGTACTTCAGCTTAGGCtgtattacacatttacacaACTAAgtgatatgaatatatgattaaCTTTTATAGATTAGTTTTTAGTATGACTATTATTTTACCACATTCTccctacaaatattaattaaccattaacaaataacaataaaattatttattgatcatGTGATCATTTTCCTATCCACCTGGTTATACCAAACAcccactcacacacacacacactcctGCTGAACTCTACGATTGTAGCGGGATTTTTATTGCACGCATAGCATTGTTGGTGTTAAGTAACTAAATGCCACCTGAGCAAAAATTTGCTTCTCGGGTCTTATCTGGCTACTTATGTTAGTTACTTGCATGATCAATAaagtttttgttaattttttgataatacattttataaataataaattaaaattattatttttgttttatagaaactagaaaaaattcaaagtCAGTTGcgtggaattcaaaaaaatcataattcttCTTTGCAAAAAATTGGTGTGTCTAAATATCAATcgattgtttataaaaatataaatcttaatagATTTCTTAATTGGATATcgcgaaaatttaaaaaaatgaaaatttcaataattagaaataaagaaatagaattaaacaaatattgtgaCGATAAAATAAGGtaagattttgtttttatgataataatgggtaaaaaatctaaaaaaacttgatggattatacatataaactaaTGATCAAGACATACTTGGCCAATGATTTCATTTTCGCCAAAATTGTTTGACAATGAAATGATTTAGTAGctcgtagttttttttattttattttacacatattctatttaaacCAGTGGTTTacccaatttaaataataatattttacttatataaattaattaataatatataattgttgtatGAGATTATAGTTGTAAgaaaataacacaatttaaatatttacaaaaacaattaatagttacacataaataaagatcaaaattatacttatttactaGTATCATACATCCATATTTCCTGGCGCATGTAGACTATAGAGTTATATTCAAGAATTGAATGTGCaatataatgatttcaatacaattgaatttttgaagtttttgcAGCTTCAGGTTATAACCTAACAGATGACGCTTTGCTTTGTAAATGTAtgcaattcattttaaaagagTGAAATGTGTCAATTATATATCTTAATCTTTATTCTGGTTaacataaatcaattaaataataattatgaaaatatgggAATcgatttttcgaaaaaatcaTTACTTTATAATCGAAAGTgttaagatataatttatcatggtCACGTCAAACATATATTGGGTTTAAGTCATTGCGGCaccattagatatttttataat
This sequence is a window from Rhopalosiphum maidis isolate BTI-1 chromosome 1, ASM367621v3, whole genome shotgun sequence. Protein-coding genes within it:
- the LOC113549190 gene encoding uncharacterized protein LOC113549190; this translates as MNEMNIETTDFKTVFSLVTKLEFMASLGLLKKEQIKKIVEDRRIGDWRKSLRATRSGLVYNNFSSMATEVAENISCYKTTTKAKEKTNEKIRNKQLIQQNFEESEVEQQQIKNIKTNVKKQSKTKPESLKLKAQKSITYKPIASTMNEVNETIAFKIISPQRKLKSIAGPGLLTKEQSKEENEKVKSMLHKKNEIHLKVTILANEDNTKQTNHDQSSSDTTHLIIPKLYLWTPYDKIIKLQMVLTMNLVKHGCIPMTYDLTVTDVLDLKWTNELEYINLLNKISF